The Gemmatimonadota bacterium DH-78 region GAGCATACGGACGGGAAAAGCCGTTGACACTTCCCCGACTCCAGGGTAAGTTACCAAGCTCTGTCCGAACGGCTCCGCGTGGGCCGGGACCGATGTCTTCCAGCGATTGCGCAAGCATGCCGACCATCAACCAGCTCGTCCGGAAGGGCCGCAAGGCTGTTCAGAAGAAGAACAAGTCTCCGGCCCTCCAGAAGAACCCCCAGAAGCGCGGGGTCTGCACCCGGGTGTACACGACCACGCCGAAGAAGCCGAACTCGGCCCTCCGGAAGGTTGCCCGTGTGCGTCTGACGAACGGCTACGAGGTCACGTCGTACATCGGGGGAGAGGGCCACAACCTGCAGGAGCACAGCATCGTGCTCATCCGGGGTGGCCGTGTGAAGGACCTGCCGGGAGTGCGCTACCACATCGTGCGCGGCACTCTCGACGCGTCGGGCGTCAACGATCGTCGTCAGGGCCGTTCGAAGTACGGCGCCAAGCGACCCAAGTAACGGAGACCGCGAGATGAGCCGCCGTTCCAGGGCCGAGAAGCGTCACGTCGCCCCCGATCCCCGCTATGGGTCGGAGGTCGTGTCCAAGTTCATCAACGGGCTGATGCTCGACGGCAAGCGGTCTACCGCCGAGTCGATCTTCTACGACTCGATGGACGTCGTCGAAGAGAAGTCGGGCCAGTCCGCGATCAACGTGTTCCAGCAGGCGCTGACCAACGCGAAGCCCGCTCTCGAGGTGAAGAGCCGGCGCGTGGGTGGTGCCACCTACCAGGTGCCGATCGAGGTTCGCCCCGAGCGGCGCCAGGCGCTGGCGATCAAGTGGATGATCCAGTTTGCGCGCGGTCGCTCCGAGCGGAGCATGGCCGAGCGGCTGGCCGGTGAGATTCTCTCCGCCTCGCGCGGCGAGGGTGCCACCGTGAAGAAGAAGGACGACACCCACCGCATGGCCGAAGCCAACAAGGCCTTCGCCCACTACCGGTGGTGAGGTAGCAGTACTCGACATGCCGGGCGGTTCGCCGCTCGGCCAGTGGGGACGCGCGATGGCCCTCTCGAGGGCCCTCTCCGGTCGCCAGGAAGCGCGGATTCGCGCGGCCTGCCGGAGAGATGCGGGCCGAGGTCGGATCCGCGCTTTTCGTTTGTCCCGAATCGCACCCCTCCGGGGGTCTGCCGTCGGCTCGCCGACGTGACGATGAATCGACCGAGGACCAGATAGATGCCCAGACAGACGCCGCTCAAGCACCTCCGCAACATCGGCATCATGGCGCACATCGATGCCGGAAAGACCACGACCACGGAGCGTATCCTGTTCTATACGGGACGCACGCACCGGATCGGTGAGGTCCACGATGGTGCGGCGACCATGGACTGGATGGAGCAGGAGCAGGAGCGGGGGATCACGATCACCTCGGCGGCGACCACGGCCCACTGGATTCGGAACGAGATCGACTACCGCATCAACATCATCGACACCCCCGGGCACGTCGACTTCACCGCCGAGGTGGAGCGTTCGCTCCGCGTGCTCGACGGTGCGGTGGCGGTGTTCTGCGCGGTGGGTGGTGTGGAGCCGCAGTCGGAGACGGTCTGGCGCCAGGCGGATCGCTACAACGTTCCGCGCATCGCGTTCATCAACAAGATGGATCGCATCGGTGCCGACTTCGAGAATGTCGTCGGCATGATGCGCGATCGGCTGGGCGCCAACGCCCACCCGGTGCAGTTCCCGATGGGTGAGGGCGAGATGTTCACGGGGCTCATCGACATCGTCTCGGGCACCGCGATCCACTACGAGGACGAGCTGGGTTCGAAGTTCTCGGAGCAGGAGATTCCGGCCGACCTGAAGGACAAGATCGCCGAGTTGCGGGGCAGTCTCATCGAGGCCGCCGTCGAGCACGACGAGGAGCTGCTCATGCGCTACCTCGAGGGCGAGGAGATTACCACCGACGAGCTGCGTGCCGCGATCCGTCAGGCGACGATCGACGGGCATCTCTTCCCGGTGTTCTGCGGCTCCGCCTTCAAGAACAAGGGCGTCCAGCCGCTCCTCGACGCGGTGATCGACTACCTGCCGTCGCCGCTCGACATCGAGTCGATCCAGGGGCACCTGCCGCATCACGACGAGACGTTCGAGTCGCGCGAGGCGAGCGACGACGCGCCGTTCAGCGCGCTGGCGTTCAAGATCATGACCGACCCGTATGTCGGTAAGCTGACCTTCTTCCGGGTGTACTCGGGCTCGCTTCCGTCGGGCTCCTACGTGCACAACGCGACGAAGGACAAGCGGGAGCGGGTGGGCCGGATCCTGCAGATGCACGCCAACAAGCGTGAGGAGCGGGACGAGGTGTACGCCGGAGACATCGCCGCGGCCATCGGGCTGAAGGACGTGAAGACCGGCGACACCCTGTGTGATGCCGATCATCCGATCATCCTCGAGGCGATGAAGTTCCCCGAGCCGGTGATCGCGGTGGCCATCGAGCCCAAGACCAAGGTCGACCAGGACAAGCTGTCGACGGGGCTGGGCAAGCTGGCCGACGAGGACCCGACCTTCAAGGTGCATACCGACCCCGAGACGAATCAGACGATCATCTCGGGCATGGGCGAGCTGCACCTCGAGATCATCGTGGATCGTCTCCGTCGCGAGTTCAGCGTCGAGGCGAACATCGGGCGCCCTCAGGTGGCGTATCGCGAGACCATCCGCCAGGCGGCGGAGAAGGTGGAGGGCAAGTTCGTGCGGCAGACCGGTGGTCGCGGTCAGTACGGGCACGTGGTGATCAACATCGAGCCCGCCGAGCCGGGCGCCGGCTTCGTCTTCGAAGACAAGGTGGTCGGTGGTGTGATCCCGCGGGAGTACATCCCCTCCGTCGAGGCGGGCATGCGCGATTCGCTGGACAACGGCGTACTCGCGGGCTTCCCGCTGATCGACATCAAGGTTCAGCTGATCGACGGGTCGTACCACGACGTCGACTCGAACGAGATGGCGTTCAAGATCGCCGGTTCCATGGCCCTCAAGGAGGGAGTCCGGCGCGCGAAGCCGGTCCTGCTCGAGCCGGTCATGGACGTCGAGGTGGTGACCCCGTCGGACTACATGGGCGACATCATCGGTGACCTCTCCTCCCGCCGCGGTCGGGTGGGTGGAATGACGGAGCGAGCGGGTGCTCGCGTCATCGGTGCCAGCGTGCCCCTGGGCGAGATGTTCGGATACTCCACGACCCTCCGCTCGATGAGCCAGGGACGTGCGGTCTACACGATGCAGTTCGCCCAGTACGAGGAAGTGCCGAAGTCGAAAGCGGAAGAGATCATGGCCGCGAGCGGCTCGAAGGACTGACCCCGTACCAACGACATCGAATAAACCCGAGCAGCGCGAGGAACGACGATGGGCAAGGCGAAGTTTGAGCGGACGAAGCCGCATGTGAACGTGGGCACGATCGGCCACGTGGACCACGGCAAGACGACGCTGACGGCGGCGATCACGGAGATTCAGGCTGCGAAGGGCCTGGGCGAGTACGTGTCGTTCGAGAACATCGACAAGGCGCCCGAGGAGCGGGAGCGCGGGATCACGATCGCGACGGCTCACGTGGAGTACGAGACGGACAATCGTCATTACGCGCACGTGGACTGCCCGGGACACGCGGACTACGTGAAGAACATGATCACGGGAGCGGCCCAGATGGACGGGGCGATCCTGGTGGTGAGTGCGGCGGACGGTCCGATGCCTCAGACGCGCGAGCACATTCTGCTGGCCCGTCAGGTGAACGTTCCGTACATCGTGGTCTTCCTGAACAAGTGCGACATGGTGGACGACGAGGAGCTCCTGGAGCTGGTGGAGCTGGAGGTTCGGGAGCTGCTGAGCGAGTACGACTTTCCGGGCGACGACATTCCGGTGATTCAGGGTTCGGCGCTGAAGGCGCTGGAGTCGGGGGATCCGGAGAGCGAGTGGGGCGCGAAGATCGGCGAGCTGATGGACGCGATCGACTCGTACATTCCGCAGCCGGAGCGCGACATCGACAAGCCGTTCCTGATGCCGGTCGAGGACGTGTTCTCGATCACGGGCCGGGGAACGGTTGCGACGGGTCGCGTGGAGCGGGGGATCGTCAAGCAGGGTGAGGAAGTGGCGATCGTCGGCATGGGCGGCGACAAGAAGACGGTGGTGACCGGGGTGGAGATGTTCCGGAAGCTGCTGGACGAGGGTCGTGCGGGAGACAACGTGGGGCTTCTGCTCCGGGGTGTGGGCAAGGAAGAGATCGAGCGCGGCCAGGTGTTGGCGAAGCCGGGCACGATCACGCCGCACACGAAGTTCAAGGCCGAGGTGT contains the following coding sequences:
- the rpsG gene encoding 30S ribosomal protein S7 — protein: MSRRSRAEKRHVAPDPRYGSEVVSKFINGLMLDGKRSTAESIFYDSMDVVEEKSGQSAINVFQQALTNAKPALEVKSRRVGGATYQVPIEVRPERRQALAIKWMIQFARGRSERSMAERLAGEILSASRGEGATVKKKDDTHRMAEANKAFAHYRW
- the tuf gene encoding elongation factor Tu, whose translation is MGKAKFERTKPHVNVGTIGHVDHGKTTLTAAITEIQAAKGLGEYVSFENIDKAPEERERGITIATAHVEYETDNRHYAHVDCPGHADYVKNMITGAAQMDGAILVVSAADGPMPQTREHILLARQVNVPYIVVFLNKCDMVDDEELLELVELEVRELLSEYDFPGDDIPVIQGSALKALESGDPESEWGAKIGELMDAIDSYIPQPERDIDKPFLMPVEDVFSITGRGTVATGRVERGIVKQGEEVAIVGMGGDKKTVVTGVEMFRKLLDEGRAGDNVGLLLRGVGKEEIERGQVLAKPGTITPHTKFKAEVYVLTKEEGGRHTPFFNNYRPQFYFRTTDVTGAVELPEGVEMVMPGDNVQMEVELITPIAMDKELRFAIREGGRTVGAGVVTEIIE
- the rpsL gene encoding 30S ribosomal protein S12 — translated: MPTINQLVRKGRKAVQKKNKSPALQKNPQKRGVCTRVYTTTPKKPNSALRKVARVRLTNGYEVTSYIGGEGHNLQEHSIVLIRGGRVKDLPGVRYHIVRGTLDASGVNDRRQGRSKYGAKRPK
- the fusA gene encoding elongation factor G, producing MPRQTPLKHLRNIGIMAHIDAGKTTTTERILFYTGRTHRIGEVHDGAATMDWMEQEQERGITITSAATTAHWIRNEIDYRINIIDTPGHVDFTAEVERSLRVLDGAVAVFCAVGGVEPQSETVWRQADRYNVPRIAFINKMDRIGADFENVVGMMRDRLGANAHPVQFPMGEGEMFTGLIDIVSGTAIHYEDELGSKFSEQEIPADLKDKIAELRGSLIEAAVEHDEELLMRYLEGEEITTDELRAAIRQATIDGHLFPVFCGSAFKNKGVQPLLDAVIDYLPSPLDIESIQGHLPHHDETFESREASDDAPFSALAFKIMTDPYVGKLTFFRVYSGSLPSGSYVHNATKDKRERVGRILQMHANKREERDEVYAGDIAAAIGLKDVKTGDTLCDADHPIILEAMKFPEPVIAVAIEPKTKVDQDKLSTGLGKLADEDPTFKVHTDPETNQTIISGMGELHLEIIVDRLRREFSVEANIGRPQVAYRETIRQAAEKVEGKFVRQTGGRGQYGHVVINIEPAEPGAGFVFEDKVVGGVIPREYIPSVEAGMRDSLDNGVLAGFPLIDIKVQLIDGSYHDVDSNEMAFKIAGSMALKEGVRRAKPVLLEPVMDVEVVTPSDYMGDIIGDLSSRRGRVGGMTERAGARVIGASVPLGEMFGYSTTLRSMSQGRAVYTMQFAQYEEVPKSKAEEIMAASGSKD